The following are encoded together in the Tamandua tetradactyla isolate mTamTet1 chromosome 14, mTamTet1.pri, whole genome shotgun sequence genome:
- the LOC143654996 gene encoding olfactory receptor 4K15-like, producing the protein MEQETKSGVTEFELRGLSGPRELQLFYFAFFTFFYLSIVLGNLLIVLTIISDPVLHTPMYFLLSNLSLIVMCLSTIATPTMIVDFLMEHKTITFEGCMAQIFFLQVFAGGEMMLLVAMAYDRYVTICRPLHYVAIMSVQKCTGLVVGSWVIGVLHSGSQLVFIENLPFCGPNKVDSFFCDLHLVVKLACTDTYVLQILMLAGSDLMAMSSFVLLLISYSAILVTVQRHSSAGMAKARGTLTAHVTVVILFFGPCIFIYGWPFRNLPADKVLSIFYTIFTPLLNPLIYALRNKEVISAMRKLRS; encoded by the coding sequence ATGGAACAAGAAACTAAGTCAGGAGTGACTGAATTTGAATTGCGTGGTCTTTCAGGTCCTCGAGAGCTTCAacttttttactttgcttttttcacatttttctatttatccattgTGCTGGGGAACCTCCTCATTGTGCTCACAATCATCTCTGACCCTGTGctacacacacccatgtacttcctCCTCAGTAACCTCTCCCTCATTGTCATGTGTCTGTCCACCATTGCCACCCCCACAATGATTGTTGACTTCCTCATGGAGCACAAGACCATCACTTTTGAGGGCTGCATGGCCCAGATATTCTTTCTGCAAGTCTTTGCTGGGGGAGAAATGATGCTGCTGGTGGCCATGGCATATGATAGATATGTAACCATATGTCGACCCCTGCACTATGTGGCCATCATGAGTGTACAGAAGTGCACAGGCCTCGTGGTGGGCTCCTGGGTCATTGGGGTTTTGCACTCAGGAAGTCAGCTGGTCTTCATAGAAAACCTCCCATTCTGTGGCCCCAACAAAGTGGACAGCTTTTTCTGTGACCTTCACCTAGTTGTCAAACTTGCCTGCACTGACACATATGTCCTCCAGATTCTGATGCTTGCAGGCAGTGATCTAATGGCCATGAGCTCCTTTGTGCTCTTGTTGATCTCCTACTCAGCAATCCTGGTCACCGTGCAACGTCATTCCTCAGCTGGCATGGCCAAGGCACGGGGCACCCTGACTGCCCATGTCACAGTGGTGATCCTCTTCTTTgggccctgcattttcatttatgGCTGGCCATTCAGGAACCTCCCAGCAGATAAGGTGCTCTCAATATTCTATACCATTTTCACCCCTCTCTTAAACCCTTTGATCTATGCTTTAAGAAATAAGGAAGTAATATCAGCAATGCGAAAACTGAGGAGTTGA